The Desulfobaculum bizertense DSM 18034 genomic interval CCGACTGCTGCTTTTTGACCTGTACGCAGGTTCACGCAGAGAGGATAAAAAGTAAAAAAGAAGCCCGCGCAAGCGGGCTTTTTTTGTACGCACAAGTTACGAACATTTGAGAAGTTCACAGCTTCGAGGCCCCAAAATCGCATGTTCCAATTCCAGAAAAAAACGGCTCAAAAAAAGCTCAGAAGTGAGACAGGGCAAGGCTTCCCGTAATCCGAACAGAGTTACGAACATTTGGACCGAGTTATGAACATCTGGAACAGAGTGCCTCCACCCAAGGAGCGGTAAATTCACAGTGCCTCGTAATAATCGTCAGTTATGAACATTTAATTTTATATATATTTTAAGTATTTAATTAAGAAACGAACATTCCGCACACGCCAACAACAACCACAACATTCTTTATAAAAAGAAGAGTAGAAGAGAAGAGGTGTACATTCCAAACGACGTGCTCACTGAAAACCAAAATCTGAACGCTCAAAATTTTTAGCCAATGAAAAAAAGAAAATCGAAGCAGGGACAATTCGGAGTTCAGAAAAAGACAGGCCAAAAAAAAAGAGGACAAAAAGAATGCAGAATACATTCGATTTATCCTCAGCTTGAAAAATGAAAAAACTTAAACTTATCTGTCAGACCACAGTGCCCGGCTTCCCTTAACGACGAGTCTCGCAAGAGCTTTGCCCTTGAACGCTAACCCAGCCCAGTTTCCTTTTGCTGGAGCAGGGATGCTCTGGCCAGAAAAAAGGGCTTCGATGGTTTCGACGCTCTCGACGTCCACGTAAGGTGCACCGCTTTCTACTGAAGGGAGCAGGGAGCGCAGGCGCGCATCGGCCTTCACTTTTTTCCCGTTATACTTCCCAATGGGCACACCCTGCCAGCGCATATCAGAAGGGATGATGCGCATGGCCTGTTCGTGGATGAAGAACAGCTTGCCGCCGAAATTATAAATTTCTCCCGGGGGCAGGGCGTCCAGATCAATGCCTGCGGCTGTACAGAGTTCTTTTTCTGCTCTGGTCAGAGGCTTTCCCGGAAGTGAAAATTTGTCCTGCCGTTTTGGAGCAACTGGTGTTCCGGGCTTTTTGAGGCGAGCAAGGAAGAATCCCTGTCCGCCTTCCTGGCCTCCACCAACGCGCAGAACGCCTTCAAGATGGGCAAGGGTAGGTTTGTCTACGGTGAAGCCCGCAGGATGCTCCAGAGGCTCTAATTCGAGGCCAAGCTCGCGAATGGCAAAGTCGACCTGATCTTCGTTTTCTCTGGGGTTGGTCGTGCAGGTGGAGTACAAAACGTGTCCACCGGGGACCAAAAGCTCTGCTGCCCGTTCCAGAAGTTTCCGCTGCAATTTTTCCAGCGGCTCTGTTTTATCGCCACTCCACATGTCGATGACATTAGGATTTTTATTGACGGTGCCCCAGCCAGAGCAGGGCGGATCAAGCAGAATCGACTGGAAGGATTCATCCTCCAGCGGAATCTCTTCGCCATTAAAGGAGCAGGTTGCAGAATTCAGGGCATTGTTTCGATGCAGGTTCCGGCGTAAGGTCTCCAGTCGCGCAGGGTTGGGTTCATTGCCAATGACAAATCCCTCTGGGCCAACCAGCAGCGACAGCAGTCCTGTTTTTCCGCCCGGACTTGCGCACATGTCCAAGACGGCTTCACCCGGCTTTGGATTGAGCATAA includes:
- a CDS encoding RsmB/NOP family class I SAM-dependent RNA methyltransferase, with protein sequence MASYSLYSRRSSFFDQTTMHKNTPYSNQQEPGRTFRMACRAQDHELARELLNAQGYTFTQESFSDLAFALTSEPQALGGSLANRFGLIYIQDRSSMLPPLMLNPKPGEAVLDMCASPGGKTGLLSLLVGPEGFVIGNEPNPARLETLRRNLHRNNALNSATCSFNGEEIPLEDESFQSILLDPPCSGWGTVNKNPNVIDMWSGDKTEPLEKLQRKLLERAAELLVPGGHVLYSTCTTNPRENEDQVDFAIRELGLELEPLEHPAGFTVDKPTLAHLEGVLRVGGGQEGGQGFFLARLKKPGTPVAPKRQDKFSLPGKPLTRAEKELCTAAGIDLDALPPGEIYNFGGKLFFIHEQAMRIIPSDMRWQGVPIGKYNGKKVKADARLRSLLPSVESGAPYVDVESVETIEALFSGQSIPAPAKGNWAGLAFKGKALARLVVKGSRALWSDR